From one Lycium ferocissimum isolate CSIRO_LF1 chromosome 7, AGI_CSIRO_Lferr_CH_V1, whole genome shotgun sequence genomic stretch:
- the LOC132065333 gene encoding probable pyridoxal 5'-phosphate synthase subunit PDX2, which translates to MVVGVLALQGSFNEHIAALKRLGVKGVEVRKPEQLQNVSSLIIPGGESTTMAKLAELHNLFPALREFVQMGKPVWGTCAGLIFLANKATGQKTGGQELIGGLDCTVHRNFFGSQIQSFEAELPIPQIVAKEGGPPSFRAVFIRAPGILDVGPDVEVLADIPLSAIETINSNPAIQKEEESTESGKKVIVAVKQGNLLATAFHPELTADTRWHSYFLKMVPENEVGTSAIVSTPATYQRSVERPIIDFPIYQ; encoded by the exons ATGGTGGTGGGTGTTCTTGCTTTACAGGGATCTTTCAATGAACATATCGCAG CTTTGAAAAGATTGGGGGTGAAAGGCGTAGAGGTGAGAAAGCCAGAACAGTTGCAGAATGTGAGCTCCCTTATCATCCCTGGTGGTGAGAGTACCActatggccaagttggccgaGCTTCACAATCTG TTCCCAGCTCTGCGTGAGTTTGTTCAAATGGGGAAGCCAGTGTGGGGGACATGTGCAGGCCTCATTTTCTTGGCAAATAAAGCCACTG GGCAGAAAACTGGAGGACAGGAACTAATTGGGGGCCTTGATTGTACTGTCCATCGAAACTTTTTCGGGAGTCAG ATTCAAAGCTTTGAGGCAGAACTTCCTATTCCTCAAATTGTAGCTAAAGAAGGCGGTCCTCCAAGTTTTCGTGCTGTTTTCATCCGCGCGCCGGGAATCCTTGATGTGGGACCAGACGTTGAAGTGCTGGCAGACATTCCCCTCTCAGCCATTGAAACTATTAATTCCAATCCTGCTATTCAGAAGGAAGAG GAGTCTACTGAGTCTGGAAAGAAAGTTATTGTTGCTGTAAAGCAAGGGAATTTACTAGCTACTGCTTTTCATCCTGAATTAACTGCAGATACTCGATG GCACAGTTATTTCTTGAAGATGGTGCCTGAAAATGAAGTAGGAACCTCTGCTATTGTTTCCACACCCGCCACATATCAAAGATCTGTAGAGCGACCAATTATTGATTTTCCCATATACCaataa